Proteins from a single region of Bdellovibrio bacteriovorus HD100:
- a CDS encoding DMT family transporter produces the protein MPARFENLILYAICTLIWGSTWLVITFQIDAASPVTSVFWRFLLSTAILLLFCFWKKQNLKYSRQDHLLFAGQGVLMFSINYMLTYVAETMVSSGMVALSFTLLVYYNMFGMRLFFKKPITQNVIWGSLLGGVGIVFIFLNEILNFDPSSRTIWGLLVGFLATLSASLGNMVAQKSYQKRIPVVVTNTWGMLYGSLFTLIVALVLQHDLSIPLNARFLGALFYLALFGSVIAFGAYLSLAGRIGAEKAAYTSVLSPVIALTLSSFFENFHWTPYIILGVVLCLLGNVLTLTKRAG, from the coding sequence ATGCCTGCAAGATTTGAGAATCTGATTTTATATGCAATTTGCACCCTGATCTGGGGCTCCACCTGGCTGGTGATCACCTTCCAGATCGATGCGGCGTCGCCAGTGACTTCGGTGTTTTGGCGTTTCCTGCTGTCCACGGCTATCTTGTTACTTTTCTGTTTCTGGAAAAAACAAAACCTGAAGTATTCCCGCCAGGATCATCTGCTGTTTGCAGGCCAGGGTGTGCTGATGTTTTCCATCAACTACATGCTGACCTATGTGGCGGAAACCATGGTCAGCTCAGGGATGGTCGCACTAAGTTTCACCCTGCTGGTTTACTACAATATGTTTGGAATGCGTCTGTTCTTCAAAAAACCCATCACACAGAATGTGATCTGGGGTTCTTTATTGGGCGGTGTGGGAATCGTATTCATTTTCCTGAACGAGATTCTGAACTTTGATCCCAGTTCCAGAACTATCTGGGGTCTGCTGGTGGGCTTCCTGGCAACACTCTCGGCTTCCCTGGGAAACATGGTCGCGCAGAAAAGCTATCAGAAGCGCATTCCCGTGGTCGTCACCAACACCTGGGGTATGCTTTACGGAAGTCTGTTCACCCTGATTGTGGCCCTGGTGCTGCAACATGATTTAAGCATTCCCCTGAATGCCCGTTTCCTGGGGGCGCTGTTCTATCTGGCGTTGTTCGGATCGGTGATCGCCTTTGGCGCATACTTGTCTTTGGCAGGAAGAATTGGAGCGGAGAAAGCCGCCTATACCAGCGTGCTTTCTCCGGTGATTGCTCTGACACTTTCCAGTTTCTTTGAGAACTTCCACTGGACGCCTTATATCATCCTGGGTGTGGTTCTGTGTCTGCTGGGAAATGTGCTGACGCTTACCAAGCGGGCGGGTTGA
- a CDS encoding DUF4383 domain-containing protein: MEPQRSNFEKTPKEIPKQEKVSKPIQRPEEKPVVLAETETSPAQWVCMVVGVAFVLVGMAGFVLPNLFGMHLGWTHNLVHIFSGIAALWFGVNNSLLSAERFSYVFGAIYGMLGLAGFLFGSNTSMIPPAMDYDSFWWRLVPGYLELGTADHIVHILIGAAFVIGAWLTARKLDRMAPKGTTWH, from the coding sequence ATGGAACCGCAAAGATCGAACTTTGAAAAAACACCTAAAGAGATTCCGAAACAAGAGAAAGTCTCGAAACCGATTCAGCGTCCTGAAGAAAAACCCGTGGTACTGGCCGAAACTGAAACCTCACCCGCGCAGTGGGTGTGCATGGTTGTCGGGGTGGCTTTTGTGCTGGTCGGAATGGCAGGGTTTGTGCTGCCGAACCTGTTTGGAATGCATCTGGGCTGGACCCACAATCTGGTGCACATCTTCTCGGGAATTGCGGCATTATGGTTTGGTGTGAACAATTCGCTGCTTTCGGCAGAGCGCTTCAGTTATGTTTTCGGAGCCATCTATGGGATGTTGGGGCTTGCCGGATTCCTTTTCGGTTCCAACACCAGTATGATTCCTCCGGCTATGGACTATGATTCGTTCTGGTGGCGTTTGGTTCCTGGCTATCTGGAGTTGGGTACCGCCGATCACATCGTGCATATTCTGATCGGGGCGGCTTTTGTGATCGGAGCCTGGCTGACGGCCCGAAAGCTGGATCGCATGGCTCCGAAGGGAACCACCTGGCATTGA
- a CDS encoding glycine cleavage system protein H translates to MASDDVRNFMGYLWIRKEDGLITIGINEDGLEDFESISSVDLPAENEQVEEDVVIGTLETDDGPLDIYTPVAGTVVEVNSQVIDDPSLIMEDPYEEGWLIRIEADEEADEDDEDEDDDDDDDDDDEDEDDDYEDEDED, encoded by the coding sequence ATGGCATCTGACGACGTAAGAAATTTTATGGGCTATCTGTGGATCCGAAAGGAAGATGGACTCATCACTATCGGTATCAACGAAGACGGTCTTGAAGACTTCGAATCCATTTCTTCTGTGGACCTTCCTGCAGAAAATGAACAGGTCGAAGAAGATGTTGTAATCGGAACCCTTGAAACTGATGACGGTCCACTGGACATCTACACTCCGGTTGCCGGAACTGTGGTGGAAGTGAACTCCCAGGTTATCGACGATCCATCTTTGATCATGGAAGACCCTTACGAAGAGGGTTGGCTGATCCGCATCGAGGCTGATGAAGAAGCCGATGAGGACGATGAAGACGAAGATGATGACGACGACGACGACGACGATGATGAGGATGAAGACGACGATTACGAGGATGAGGACGAAGACTAG
- the glnA gene encoding type I glutamate--ammonia ligase, producing MTGKDVLKFANEKGAKMVDLKFCDMLGTWQHLTVPLHQLTAEAFEEGYGFDGSSIRGWKGIEESDMIIMPDPSTAMMDPFMQVPTLSLICDVCLPETLQAYNRDPRQVVKKAIAYMQSTGIADTAYFGPEAEFFIFDDIRYEQTNNSAFYMIDSDEAVWNTGRDEGGKNLGYKIRPKEGYFPALPTDSQQDLRTEICLELERCGMQVERHHHEVASSQGEINFRFDTALNMGDKMMWFKYIVKNVAKRYGKTVTFMPKPIFGDNGSGMHIHMSLWKDGKNLFAGNKYAGLSEMALHYIGGVLKHAPALCGIINPTTNSYKRLVPGFEAPTKLAYSFKNRSAAMRIPNSGPNPKAKRIEFRTPDPSANIYLAEAAILMAGLDGIINKINPGDPLDKDIYGLPPQEAAAIPSVPGTLEESLNHLMKNCSFLKKGDVFTDDLIETWVQYKIDKEVRPVQQRPVPYEFHLYYDC from the coding sequence ATGACCGGTAAAGATGTATTGAAGTTCGCCAATGAAAAAGGCGCGAAAATGGTGGATCTGAAGTTCTGCGATATGCTTGGAACTTGGCAGCACCTGACTGTGCCTTTGCACCAACTGACTGCTGAAGCTTTTGAAGAAGGCTACGGCTTTGACGGAAGCTCGATCCGCGGATGGAAAGGGATCGAAGAGTCAGACATGATCATCATGCCGGATCCTTCCACAGCGATGATGGACCCGTTCATGCAGGTTCCAACATTGTCTTTGATCTGCGATGTCTGCCTTCCTGAAACACTTCAAGCCTACAACCGTGACCCTCGCCAAGTGGTGAAAAAAGCCATCGCTTATATGCAGTCCACCGGCATTGCTGACACGGCTTACTTCGGTCCGGAAGCGGAGTTCTTCATCTTTGATGACATCCGTTACGAACAAACCAACAACTCGGCCTTCTATATGATCGACAGTGACGAAGCTGTCTGGAACACCGGACGCGACGAAGGTGGCAAAAATCTGGGTTACAAAATCCGTCCGAAAGAGGGTTACTTCCCGGCTCTGCCGACAGATTCCCAGCAGGATCTAAGAACCGAAATCTGCCTTGAGCTTGAAAGATGCGGCATGCAAGTGGAACGTCATCACCACGAAGTCGCTTCCAGCCAGGGGGAGATCAACTTCCGCTTCGACACCGCTCTGAACATGGGCGACAAAATGATGTGGTTCAAATACATCGTGAAAAACGTGGCAAAACGCTACGGTAAAACCGTGACCTTCATGCCAAAACCGATCTTCGGCGACAACGGTTCCGGCATGCACATCCATATGTCCCTGTGGAAAGATGGAAAAAACCTGTTTGCCGGCAACAAATACGCAGGCCTTTCTGAAATGGCTTTGCACTATATCGGTGGCGTTTTGAAACACGCTCCGGCTCTTTGCGGTATCATCAACCCGACAACCAACTCTTACAAGCGTCTGGTTCCGGGCTTTGAAGCTCCGACCAAGCTGGCTTACAGCTTCAAAAACCGGTCTGCGGCAATGCGTATCCCGAACTCCGGTCCAAATCCGAAGGCAAAACGTATTGAGTTCCGTACTCCAGATCCATCTGCCAACATTTATCTGGCAGAAGCAGCCATCCTGATGGCGGGTCTTGACGGCATCATCAACAAAATCAATCCGGGCGATCCACTGGACAAAGACATCTACGGTCTGCCTCCACAAGAAGCAGCGGCGATCCCTTCTGTTCCGGGCACTTTGGAAGAAAGCTTGAATCACCTGATGAAAAACTGCAGCTTCCTGAAAAAAGGCGATGTTTTCACTGATGACTTGATCGAGACCTGGGTTCAGTACAAAATCGACAAAGAAGTGCGTCCGGTTCAACAAAGACCGGTTCCCTACGAGTTCCACTTGTACTACGATTGTTAA
- a CDS encoding P-II family nitrogen regulator → MKKIEAIIKPFKLDDVVDALSEVGVEGITVSEVRGFGRQKGRTEVYKGAEYVVDFLPKIKIEVVLPTALVDSAVEAIRKTAHTGKIGDGKIFVLPVDSALRIRTGEKDEQAL, encoded by the coding sequence ATGAAAAAAATTGAGGCAATCATAAAACCCTTCAAGCTTGATGATGTGGTCGATGCTCTCTCAGAGGTCGGCGTTGAAGGGATCACTGTCTCAGAAGTTCGTGGTTTCGGTCGACAAAAAGGGCGCACTGAGGTTTACAAAGGCGCCGAATACGTTGTCGACTTTCTCCCAAAGATAAAAATTGAAGTGGTTCTTCCGACAGCTCTGGTCGACAGCGCTGTCGAGGCCATTCGCAAAACAGCTCACACAGGCAAGATTGGTGACGGCAAAATCTTCGTGCTTCCTGTGGACTCAGCCCTTCGCATCCGCACCGGTGAGAAGGACGAGCAGGCTCTTTAG
- a CDS encoding gamma-glutamylcyclotransferase family protein, giving the protein MTTTRFFVYGSFCEGMVHFSKIQNFVESSVFARVKATAYRLKVGFPAVVKGGSDLVPGQLIELKGSDLLLSLMDEFHGYNRMDPDKSLYSREEIEVHPEGMSAPVKAWIYFLNPLKLPVNATVISGGDWRRSMEEQPVLTSKLSEKQVTYIQRLGRSSGREIVPIDLTLYRELMNLELIVDKGRRLALSKLGQEVYRHLA; this is encoded by the coding sequence ATGACTACAACGCGTTTTTTCGTATACGGTTCTTTTTGCGAGGGCATGGTCCATTTCAGCAAGATCCAGAATTTCGTGGAATCTTCAGTATTTGCAAGGGTTAAGGCGACTGCCTACCGCTTGAAAGTGGGCTTCCCGGCGGTGGTCAAAGGGGGATCTGACCTGGTTCCGGGGCAACTGATTGAACTTAAGGGATCCGATCTATTGTTGAGCCTGATGGATGAGTTCCACGGCTACAACCGCATGGATCCCGACAAGAGCCTTTACTCCAGAGAAGAGATCGAAGTGCACCCGGAAGGCATGTCTGCTCCGGTGAAAGCTTGGATCTACTTCCTGAATCCTCTGAAGCTGCCGGTGAATGCCACGGTGATTTCAGGCGGCGACTGGAGACGCTCCATGGAAGAACAGCCGGTGCTGACTTCCAAACTGAGTGAAAAACAGGTTACCTATATTCAGAGACTGGGTCGCTCCTCTGGCCGGGAGATCGTACCGATTGATTTGACGCTCTATCGTGAGCTGATGAATCTTGAGCTGATCGTCGATAAAGGTCGTCGACTGGCGCTGTCTAAACTGGGCCAAGAGGTTTACAGACACCTTGCCTAA
- a CDS encoding tRNA (cytidine(34)-2'-O)-methyltransferase → MPNTEKLFRIVLIEPEIPQNTGNIGRTCVGTNCELHIVGKMGFEINDTNLKRAGLDYWPHLTWYRHETFEDWWKHVEDPSRIWLFTTKTQRTYFEPQYQSGDWFVFGKETKGLDPEFLQKHPQQTVTIPMIGEGARSLNLATSVAIAAYEGLRQVRFTLR, encoded by the coding sequence TTGCCTAATACAGAAAAGCTTTTCCGCATTGTTCTTATCGAGCCCGAAATCCCGCAAAACACCGGAAATATCGGGCGCACGTGTGTTGGCACCAACTGCGAACTGCACATTGTGGGAAAAATGGGCTTTGAAATCAACGACACCAATCTGAAGCGGGCGGGGCTGGATTACTGGCCTCACCTGACGTGGTATCGCCACGAAACCTTCGAGGACTGGTGGAAACACGTTGAAGATCCGTCCCGCATCTGGCTTTTCACCACCAAGACCCAGCGCACCTATTTTGAGCCCCAATATCAATCCGGAGACTGGTTCGTTTTTGGTAAAGAAACCAAAGGACTGGATCCCGAGTTCCTGCAAAAGCACCCACAGCAGACCGTCACCATCCCCATGATTGGGGAGGGGGCTCGCAGCCTGAATCTCGCCACCAGTGTGGCGATCGCGGCTTATGAGGGTCTTCGTCAGGTGCGATTTACATTGCGATAG
- a CDS encoding outer membrane protein assembly factor BamE, whose protein sequence is MLRYAAIPLISLGLMLSACQTSMLKQFEEITPGMEKDDVLDLMGSPTQTQRFHGKDRWTYVFYDKRIKFVKEVQFFEGNAIYVGDVWQPPAEKNAVAMDSLNDRKNREIDEQIARDVEGHRRSYDEYEKKSKGEDKVRYVPDFEPVR, encoded by the coding sequence ATGCTCCGATATGCGGCTATACCGTTGATTTCGCTTGGCCTGATGCTGTCTGCCTGCCAGACATCCATGCTGAAGCAGTTTGAAGAAATCACGCCAGGAATGGAAAAAGACGACGTTCTGGATCTGATGGGCAGCCCCACCCAAACTCAAAGATTTCATGGCAAAGACCGCTGGACTTATGTGTTCTATGATAAGCGCATCAAGTTTGTGAAAGAAGTGCAGTTCTTTGAAGGCAACGCCATCTATGTTGGTGATGTCTGGCAGCCGCCGGCTGAAAAGAATGCCGTGGCCATGGATTCACTGAACGATCGCAAGAACCGCGAGATCGACGAACAGATCGCCCGCGATGTGGAAGGTCACCGTCGTTCCTATGATGAGTATGAAAAGAAATCCAAAGGCGAAGACAAGGTTCGTTACGTTCCGGATTTCGAGCCGGTTCGTTAA
- a CDS encoding matrixin family metalloprotease, with protein MFKWIVLSLTLLSLCACEKGPSLGPGDDGLLASENQADCGFVQNSYGQRVSWKSNIPVKLKLHGSYPTEYEDALNKAAQHWNDAAGMTLFTFSRVTDSQTNSAAKDSKSTVHVLNNWPWQEAPKKNYQALTTLYWRSNQIYEADLILNDQFFNFFTYDTPSMGSGVHLESLMVHELGHVLGLKHRDNTIASVMWSILSSDTIRNTLTQADRDTIKCEY; from the coding sequence ATGTTCAAGTGGATCGTCCTTTCTCTCACACTTCTATCTTTGTGCGCCTGCGAAAAGGGCCCCAGTCTTGGGCCCGGCGACGACGGTCTATTAGCCAGTGAAAATCAAGCCGACTGTGGCTTTGTGCAAAACTCTTACGGTCAGCGTGTTTCCTGGAAATCCAACATCCCCGTTAAATTGAAACTTCACGGCAGCTATCCGACTGAATACGAAGACGCACTTAACAAAGCGGCCCAGCACTGGAACGATGCTGCCGGCATGACTTTGTTCACCTTCAGTCGTGTGACAGATTCCCAAACCAACTCTGCCGCCAAAGACTCAAAAAGCACCGTGCACGTCCTAAACAACTGGCCTTGGCAGGAAGCTCCGAAAAAGAACTATCAGGCTTTGACGACCCTGTACTGGCGCTCCAACCAGATCTATGAAGCAGATCTGATCCTGAACGACCAGTTCTTTAACTTCTTTACTTACGACACCCCGTCTATGGGCTCAGGTGTACATCTGGAAAGTTTGATGGTGCACGAACTGGGACATGTGTTGGGTCTCAAACACCGCGACAACACCATAGCCAGCGTTATGTGGAGTATTTTAAGTTCAGACACCATCCGCAACACCCTGACTCAGGCGGATCGTGATACCATAAAGTGCGAGTACTAA
- a CDS encoding acyl-CoA synthetase — protein sequence MMELDWLKRWKLYSPKNIAIKDGDTGREFSYAEFFDLANAGAHVLHEKFGICKGDRVAVLATNELEYVFLFFALQRLGAIMVPVNFRLTQREVNHIITDSSPKLVLFQEAYRDIVENLPDTRHYLLQGPDSFATDLQNPPAQGEMPFVPKEEDPAMILYTSGTTGSPKGALLTYKMIFWNSINTTLRLNISQTDCTVIFLPFFHTGGWNVLTTPFIHRGAKVVFLKKFDAEQILSLSEKEKATLLFGVPTTMEMMARSPRLNDINLESIRYAIVGGEPMPLELIKTWDKKGVPVRQGYGLTEFGPNVFSLNEEDALRKIGSIGFPNFYIEAKVVDPEGRELGSNQVGELLLRGPMIMQGYWHNEKATQETIKEGWLCTGDLVRRDDEGYYYVVGRKKDMFISGGENVYPPEVEQILRSHPGVLEAAVIGIPDDKWGEVGKAFVVRSSNELTPETLHQHCIQNLAKFKIPKHFVFLPSLPKGDSGKILKRVLAETANQSF from the coding sequence ATGATGGAACTGGATTGGCTGAAACGCTGGAAGCTTTATTCTCCGAAAAATATCGCCATTAAAGATGGCGATACGGGCCGTGAATTTTCCTATGCTGAATTTTTCGATCTGGCCAATGCCGGAGCACATGTGCTGCATGAAAAGTTCGGCATCTGCAAAGGGGATCGTGTGGCGGTTCTGGCCACCAACGAACTGGAATACGTGTTCCTGTTCTTTGCTTTGCAGCGCCTGGGCGCCATCATGGTGCCCGTCAACTTCCGTCTGACCCAGCGAGAGGTCAATCACATCATCACGGATTCTTCGCCGAAACTGGTTTTGTTCCAGGAAGCCTATCGTGACATCGTTGAGAACCTTCCGGACACCCGGCACTATCTGCTGCAAGGACCGGACAGTTTTGCCACGGACCTGCAAAACCCTCCGGCCCAAGGGGAAATGCCCTTCGTACCGAAGGAAGAGGACCCGGCCATGATCCTTTACACGTCAGGCACGACGGGATCCCCGAAAGGGGCCCTCCTGACTTACAAGATGATCTTCTGGAACTCGATCAACACAACCCTGCGTTTGAATATTTCTCAAACCGACTGCACGGTGATCTTTTTGCCGTTCTTCCACACAGGCGGCTGGAATGTTTTGACGACGCCGTTCATTCATCGTGGAGCCAAGGTTGTGTTCTTAAAAAAATTCGACGCTGAACAGATTTTATCTTTAAGCGAAAAAGAAAAAGCGACGCTGTTGTTCGGTGTTCCGACCACCATGGAAATGATGGCAAGATCCCCCCGCCTCAACGACATCAACCTGGAAAGCATTCGCTATGCGATTGTGGGCGGCGAACCGATGCCGCTGGAGCTGATCAAGACCTGGGACAAAAAAGGCGTTCCGGTGCGCCAGGGTTACGGTCTGACTGAATTTGGTCCGAATGTGTTTTCACTGAATGAGGAAGATGCACTCAGAAAGATCGGTTCTATCGGTTTTCCAAACTTTTATATTGAAGCCAAAGTCGTCGACCCGGAAGGCCGCGAATTGGGCTCCAATCAAGTGGGCGAGCTGTTGTTGCGTGGTCCGATGATCATGCAAGGCTACTGGCACAATGAAAAGGCCACACAGGAAACCATCAAAGAGGGCTGGCTTTGCACTGGTGATCTGGTTCGCCGTGATGACGAAGGGTACTATTACGTTGTCGGGCGCAAAAAAGACATGTTCATTTCGGGTGGAGAAAATGTGTACCCCCCTGAAGTGGAGCAGATTCTGCGCTCCCACCCCGGGGTCTTAGAGGCTGCGGTTATTGGCATTCCAGATGACAAATGGGGCGAGGTCGGCAAAGCCTTTGTGGTTCGCAGCAGCAATGAGCTGACGCCGGAAACCCTGCACCAGCACTGCATTCAGAATCTGGCTAAATTCAAAATTCCCAAGCATTTCGTGTTTTTGCCGAGCCTTCCCAAAGGGGACAGCGGCAAGATTCTGAAGCGCGTTCTTGCGGAAACGGCGAATCAAAGCTTCTAA
- a CDS encoding ketoacyl-ACP synthase III has translation MMTTTRKATIAGTGMYAPERVITNQYFNDLYKKDIGTFLAENRNIKERRWMTEDQRTSDLILPAAEQAMKTAGITAKDLDLIIVSTDTPDYLSPSTASVVAYRLGAVNAGTYDINTACAGFVVGCDIASKYIFADSKYKNVLVVGAYAMSKYLNFDDYKIASLFADGAGAVILQPSKDDTGFIDSQMYTDGQYHDYMGIYAGGTAQPVTHQVVENKGHLLAFPKRIPPETNGIHWPRLTNILLDRIQKKPSDIKHFFITQFNVQSIYETLDKLELPRDRAHYVMDRFGYTGSASIGMAVADAANQKKMKKGDLVFMLGSGGGMSMAALALEWGYDT, from the coding sequence ATGATGACAACGACAAGAAAAGCGACAATTGCAGGGACCGGGATGTACGCGCCTGAGCGTGTGATCACCAATCAATATTTCAATGATCTTTACAAAAAAGACATCGGAACCTTCCTGGCGGAAAACCGCAACATCAAGGAACGCCGCTGGATGACTGAAGATCAGCGCACGTCTGATTTGATTCTGCCAGCGGCAGAACAGGCGATGAAAACCGCTGGCATTACGGCAAAGGATCTGGATCTTATTATTGTCTCTACCGACACACCTGATTACCTTTCCCCGTCCACCGCCTCGGTGGTGGCGTACCGCCTGGGTGCGGTGAATGCGGGAACTTATGACATCAACACCGCGTGCGCGGGCTTTGTTGTGGGTTGTGATATCGCTTCCAAATATATTTTCGCCGACAGCAAATATAAAAACGTGCTGGTGGTGGGCGCCTATGCGATGTCCAAGTATCTGAACTTTGATGACTACAAAATCGCTTCCTTGTTCGCCGATGGTGCAGGGGCCGTGATTCTGCAACCATCCAAAGATGACACAGGATTCATCGACAGCCAGATGTACACCGACGGTCAGTACCACGACTATATGGGCATCTATGCCGGGGGCACCGCCCAGCCGGTCACCCACCAGGTGGTGGAAAACAAAGGTCACCTGTTGGCTTTCCCAAAACGCATTCCGCCTGAGACCAATGGCATTCACTGGCCGCGTTTGACTAACATTCTATTGGATCGTATCCAGAAGAAGCCGTCTGATATCAAGCACTTCTTCATCACCCAGTTCAACGTGCAAAGCATCTATGAAACTTTGGACAAACTGGAGCTACCGCGCGATCGCGCCCACTACGTGATGGACCGCTTTGGTTATACCGGATCTGCCAGCATCGGCATGGCGGTAGCGGATGCGGCCAATCAGAAAAAAATGAAAAAAGGCGACTTGGTCTTTATGTTGGGCTCTGGCGGTGGTATGAGCATGGCTGCACTGGCTCTGGAGTGGGGATACGACACTTAA
- a CDS encoding SDR family oxidoreductase — MTNINFDFKNKNAIVTGGASGIGFQITKSFLEAGGNVSIWDYSEAALQTAKSEFAKYGSQIHIAQVDVGNRDSVAKAAASLPWTVDILVNNAGITRDKSFAKMSPEDWDAVISTNLTGLFNVTKSVLEKFNPNSNSKRIINIASVVALYGNFGQTNYVAAKAGVIGMSKTWAKELGRKGFTSNAIAPGFIATAMTKAMPAEVLDGMKAKVPVACLGEVDDIANTCLFLSSEQAGYINGAVISVDGGLVL, encoded by the coding sequence ATGACAAATATTAATTTCGATTTCAAAAACAAAAATGCCATCGTGACCGGCGGAGCTTCCGGTATCGGTTTTCAAATCACCAAAAGCTTTTTGGAAGCCGGTGGAAATGTTTCCATCTGGGATTATTCTGAAGCAGCTTTGCAAACGGCGAAATCTGAATTTGCAAAGTACGGATCGCAGATTCACATCGCGCAAGTCGATGTGGGCAATCGTGACTCGGTAGCAAAAGCCGCGGCGTCCCTGCCGTGGACTGTGGATATTCTTGTGAACAACGCAGGTATCACCCGCGATAAGTCTTTTGCAAAAATGTCACCCGAGGACTGGGATGCCGTCATCAGTACCAATCTGACAGGTTTGTTCAACGTCACGAAATCTGTTTTGGAAAAATTCAATCCAAACTCCAACAGCAAACGCATCATCAATATCGCGTCTGTTGTGGCGCTTTATGGAAACTTCGGTCAGACCAATTACGTGGCGGCAAAAGCCGGCGTGATCGGAATGTCCAAGACATGGGCGAAAGAACTGGGTCGCAAAGGCTTCACCTCCAATGCAATTGCTCCGGGCTTTATTGCAACAGCAATGACCAAGGCGATGCCTGCTGAAGTGCTGGATGGCATGAAAGCAAAAGTTCCAGTGGCATGTTTGGGGGAAGTGGACGACATCGCCAATACATGTCTGTTCCTGTCCAGCGAGCAAGCGGGTTATATCAACGGCGCTGTGATCAGCGTTGATGGTGGTTTGGTTCTATAA
- a CDS encoding alpha/beta fold hydrolase, with product MRFLFLALSVLVSGFFVSLESLAKAEAFKGFVQVAPQKELFVDYVPAKEKQPTVVLVNGLTYSTRQWDSFVNALLAKGVGVLRYDPIGQGQTLLKYAPVVAPIPVQDQVVDLKSLLDKMNLKGPYNIAGLSYGGGVAAGFTAAYPSLVKNLIMMAPFTRPLDGQDQWIRAQIWATRQIFPFNKMSDDDLYDYYLHQIIYATYPQAEPIVLENPFKLEATFRLVQGIRKYRPIDLTSSIPAKSLHLLIARQDQYINTSVLDEYWDAVPEQSRASRLYINGSEHKMVEAVPNFTAAWVYQILSGNKKLSEGRDFEGYPFRGEVRSGQEEIQVGRE from the coding sequence ATGAGATTTCTGTTCTTGGCTTTGAGTGTCTTGGTATCAGGTTTCTTTGTGTCCTTGGAATCTTTGGCAAAGGCTGAAGCGTTCAAAGGCTTCGTTCAGGTTGCTCCGCAAAAAGAGTTGTTTGTGGATTATGTTCCGGCCAAAGAAAAACAGCCCACCGTTGTTTTGGTCAATGGTCTGACTTACAGCACCCGCCAGTGGGATTCTTTCGTGAATGCACTGCTGGCAAAAGGTGTCGGCGTTTTGCGCTATGATCCGATCGGGCAGGGGCAGACTTTGTTGAAGTATGCTCCGGTGGTGGCACCGATTCCGGTTCAGGATCAGGTTGTTGATCTGAAGTCGCTGTTAGATAAAATGAATTTAAAAGGTCCTTACAATATTGCAGGACTGTCTTATGGCGGTGGTGTGGCTGCAGGCTTCACCGCCGCTTATCCATCCCTGGTGAAAAATCTGATCATGATGGCGCCGTTCACGCGCCCGCTGGATGGTCAGGATCAGTGGATTCGTGCGCAGATCTGGGCGACTCGTCAGATTTTCCCGTTCAACAAAATGTCCGATGATGATCTGTATGATTATTATCTGCACCAGATCATCTATGCGACCTACCCGCAGGCAGAACCCATCGTGCTTGAAAATCCATTCAAGCTGGAAGCCACCTTCCGTCTGGTTCAGGGGATTCGCAAATACCGCCCGATAGATCTGACCAGCTCCATTCCGGCGAAGTCCTTGCATTTGTTGATTGCGCGTCAGGATCAGTACATCAACACCAGCGTGCTGGATGAATACTGGGATGCAGTTCCGGAACAATCCCGCGCCAGCCGTTTGTATATCAACGGTTCTGAACACAAGATGGTGGAAGCGGTTCCGAATTTCACGGCGGCCTGGGTTTATCAGATTCTTTCCGGCAACAAAAAGCTTTCTGAGGGCCGTGACTTTGAAGGATATCCTTTCCGCGGTGAAGTTCGCAGCGGTCAGGAAGAAATTCAGGTGGGTCGCGAATGA